In one Mycobacteroides chelonae genomic region, the following are encoded:
- a CDS encoding PucR family transcriptional regulator produces MTASLSDRFMRRLPETARRAVDCFASEVPYYGMLPREVLDGEITEFTKQHFRIFSRVMLESRAPTEDEFAVSILAASRRAQEDIPLPAILAVYNVAARVGIETLRELATPDEFDQVLAISMQVQRYLQLMLPAVTAAYLEERQGLYSATTEARRDLFDALVKGAPWTDAAERASVTLALSYNVLFLYMPEPAANTVVARRRAHLVQDIVDEHAREPVLTSLDGRGGTILLPAVGAVESLLPLFSEVAGGPVTLGVSHATEPGEIAAAADEARELALLALRLGRAPSAYRLSDLLLEYQITRPGRARDLLAATIQPLASHPHLQQALSAYLQHEHGRQLAAKSLHVHPNTLDYRLRRVAELTGLDPAQPSAARTLAAALLAVRTAGGMPSQSSGK; encoded by the coding sequence ATGACGGCGTCACTCAGTGATCGGTTCATGCGTCGGCTGCCGGAAACGGCGCGCCGCGCGGTGGACTGCTTCGCTTCCGAGGTGCCGTACTACGGAATGCTGCCGCGCGAGGTTCTCGACGGTGAGATCACCGAGTTCACCAAGCAGCACTTCCGAATCTTCTCCCGGGTGATGCTGGAATCGCGGGCGCCCACCGAAGACGAATTCGCGGTGTCGATCCTGGCTGCGTCCCGGCGCGCGCAGGAGGACATACCGCTACCGGCGATCCTGGCCGTCTACAACGTCGCCGCTCGGGTCGGCATAGAGACACTCCGGGAGTTGGCAACCCCTGACGAGTTCGATCAGGTGCTGGCCATCAGCATGCAGGTGCAGCGATATCTGCAATTGATGCTTCCAGCCGTCACCGCCGCGTACCTCGAAGAGCGCCAAGGTCTTTACAGTGCGACGACCGAGGCCCGGCGCGATCTCTTCGATGCTTTGGTCAAGGGGGCGCCGTGGACCGATGCCGCCGAACGCGCCAGTGTCACGCTCGCACTGTCGTACAACGTGCTGTTCCTGTACATGCCCGAACCCGCAGCCAACACCGTCGTGGCGCGCAGACGGGCGCATTTGGTGCAGGACATCGTCGACGAGCACGCACGCGAGCCCGTGCTTACCTCCTTAGACGGCCGCGGCGGAACCATCTTGCTGCCTGCGGTGGGCGCGGTGGAGTCACTGCTGCCGTTGTTCTCCGAGGTGGCCGGGGGACCGGTCACGCTCGGAGTTTCCCATGCGACCGAGCCCGGTGAGATTGCCGCCGCCGCGGATGAAGCACGCGAATTGGCTTTACTCGCATTACGGCTCGGCCGAGCACCGAGTGCGTACCGGCTCTCCGATCTGCTGCTGGAGTACCAGATCACCCGCCCGGGTAGAGCCCGAGACCTACTTGCCGCCACCATCCAGCCACTCGCGTCCCACCCACATTTGCAGCAAGCACTCAGTGCGTATCTGCAACACGAGCATGGACGGCAGCTCGCGGCCAAATCGCTGCACGTGCATCCGAATACCCTCGACTACCGATTGCGCCGGGTCGCCGAACTCACCGGCCTGGACCCCGCCCAGCCCTCGGCCGCACGGACATTGGCGGCGGCCCTGCTGGCGGTCAGAACCGCCGGCGGTATGCCGTCACAGTCGTCCGGCAAGTAG
- a CDS encoding lipase family protein produces MTAGTAPTSAPATQPIEAWPMQLGKPLPSPQDPFFRPADGWEKAAPGTPLRRRRVQIGFFGIFPLKLHAWQVLYRSTDLHGAPETTVTTVLVPKNATSESPLLAFQSAIDAVTPKRFPSYYLQHRTFGINQSQNEFLLAVAALQRGWIVTISDHEGPKGLWMAPKQPGYHVLDALRATIAASGEDGIPRLTNQTPAAVWGYSAGGNATAWAAELAGEYAPELNLVGALIGAPAPQPGPLMHQLSGQYASGLIIIVLAAMMRVSPSIQEFLQKHLTKRGRRMVEKAERLTVIQALLYWPFLNFNRIFDRPLEEVMDTPEIAALTDAMTLGLRTPTAPIYLYHSIHDVLLPVSSTDQLAEDYIAGGAQVTYRRDRASDRVFLLLSGGHDALGWLDERMRGKTLPTRPDVRTVLSTVLSPRAVIMYLRQIVAVVKLLAGRL; encoded by the coding sequence ATGACAGCCGGCACTGCGCCCACGTCGGCCCCGGCGACCCAGCCCATCGAGGCCTGGCCGATGCAACTTGGCAAGCCATTACCGTCGCCGCAGGACCCGTTCTTCCGTCCGGCTGACGGCTGGGAGAAGGCCGCACCCGGAACACCCCTGCGACGCCGGCGAGTTCAGATCGGCTTCTTCGGGATCTTCCCGCTGAAGCTGCATGCCTGGCAGGTGCTCTATCGCAGCACCGACCTGCACGGTGCGCCGGAGACCACGGTGACCACGGTGCTCGTCCCCAAGAACGCGACATCGGAATCTCCGCTGCTGGCCTTTCAGAGTGCGATCGACGCCGTCACCCCCAAGAGGTTCCCCTCCTATTACCTGCAGCACCGCACCTTCGGTATCAACCAGTCGCAGAACGAGTTTCTGCTGGCGGTTGCCGCGCTACAGCGGGGGTGGATCGTCACCATCAGCGACCATGAGGGCCCGAAGGGGCTCTGGATGGCGCCCAAACAACCCGGCTACCACGTGCTGGACGCGCTGCGCGCCACCATTGCCGCATCCGGCGAGGACGGCATACCGCGCCTGACCAACCAAACACCGGCGGCGGTGTGGGGGTACTCGGCCGGCGGCAACGCCACCGCGTGGGCCGCCGAACTCGCCGGTGAGTACGCACCCGAACTCAACCTGGTCGGGGCGTTGATCGGTGCGCCCGCACCCCAACCCGGCCCCCTCATGCATCAGCTCAGCGGCCAGTACGCGTCGGGCCTCATCATCATCGTGCTGGCGGCCATGATGCGGGTAAGCCCCTCCATCCAGGAGTTTCTGCAGAAGCACCTCACCAAGAGAGGCCGCCGGATGGTCGAGAAGGCCGAGCGCCTCACCGTCATCCAGGCCCTGCTGTACTGGCCATTTCTCAACTTCAACAGGATCTTCGATCGCCCGCTCGAGGAAGTGATGGACACCCCGGAAATCGCCGCCCTCACCGACGCGATGACGCTGGGGCTGCGCACCCCCACCGCCCCGATTTATCTCTATCACTCGATCCACGATGTCTTGTTGCCGGTTTCCAGCACGGACCAGCTCGCCGAGGACTACATCGCCGGTGGCGCACAGGTCACCTATCGGCGCGACCGTGCCAGCGACCGTGTCTTCCTGTTACTGTCCGGCGGCCATGACGCGCTTGGCTGGCTTGATGAACGCATGCGCGGCAAGACATTACCCACACGACCCGACGTCCGGACCGTATTGTCGACGGTCCTGTCGCCTCGCGCGGTGATCATGTACCTCCGGCAGATCGTGGCAGTCGTGAAGCTACTTGCCGGACGACTGTGA
- a CDS encoding lipase family protein — translation MTAKTAPAIEPITLPVEEWPPLSGKPRPSPEDPFYRPPSGWENTLPGSLLRRRRVRIALFGVIPLRLQAWHLLYRTTDLHGAPETTVTTVLVPRDAHETSPVLAYQCAIDAVSPRAFPSYGLLPHTFGLNQTQNELLLMVAALARGWVVSVSDHEGPQGLWMVARQPGYHVLDGVRATLNASGTHGIPQLPADAPVGFWGYSGGGTASTWAAEMAPVYAPELNVVGALLGAPAAQPGALVRKHSGRFASGLIPPVLAAMMRAHPGAREFLGGHLNPRGRQIIAKAAEVGLVESTLRWPFKNFDTLVDRPVEELMNAPEISTVTEEMRLGQHTPSAPVYLYHAVRDQLLPITASDKLAQDYIAGGTHVTYRRDRTTEHILLAILGSSDALGWLAARLAGRPLPPESDVRTVLSTSLTLRAMGSQLRGQWGILKLFLGRL, via the coding sequence ATGACGGCCAAGACCGCACCCGCAATCGAACCCATAACACTGCCGGTGGAGGAATGGCCACCGCTTAGCGGTAAGCCCAGGCCCTCACCCGAGGACCCGTTCTATCGCCCTCCGTCCGGCTGGGAAAACACACTGCCCGGAAGTCTGTTGCGGCGCAGGAGAGTTCGGATTGCACTGTTCGGCGTCATCCCGTTACGCCTGCAGGCCTGGCACCTGCTCTACCGCACCACAGATCTCCACGGCGCGCCCGAGACCACCGTGACGACGGTATTGGTTCCCCGCGACGCACATGAGACGTCACCGGTTCTGGCCTACCAATGCGCCATCGATGCGGTATCCCCGCGCGCATTCCCCTCCTATGGCCTGCTTCCGCATACGTTCGGGCTCAACCAGACCCAGAACGAACTGCTGTTGATGGTGGCCGCACTCGCCCGCGGTTGGGTCGTTTCGGTGAGTGATCACGAAGGGCCACAAGGACTATGGATGGTGGCCCGACAACCGGGGTATCACGTGCTGGACGGTGTGCGAGCTACCTTGAACGCCAGCGGCACACACGGCATACCGCAGCTCCCCGCCGATGCCCCCGTCGGATTCTGGGGATACTCCGGAGGCGGGACGGCAAGCACCTGGGCGGCCGAAATGGCGCCTGTCTACGCACCAGAACTCAATGTCGTCGGCGCTCTGCTCGGCGCTCCCGCCGCCCAGCCGGGCGCGCTGGTGCGCAAACACAGCGGCAGATTTGCCTCGGGACTCATCCCACCGGTGCTGGCCGCGATGATGCGGGCGCATCCGGGTGCTCGCGAATTCCTCGGCGGGCACCTGAACCCGCGTGGTCGTCAGATCATCGCCAAAGCGGCCGAGGTGGGCCTGGTCGAATCGACGCTACGGTGGCCGTTCAAGAACTTCGACACGCTCGTCGATCGGCCCGTCGAGGAATTGATGAACGCCCCCGAAATCAGCACCGTCACCGAGGAAATGCGCCTGGGGCAACACACACCCAGCGCACCGGTCTACCTGTACCACGCCGTCCGTGACCAGCTACTGCCGATCACGGCCTCCGACAAGCTGGCACAGGACTACATCGCGGGTGGCACGCATGTCACTTACCGGCGCGACCGGACCACCGAGCACATCCTGCTCGCCATACTCGGCAGCAGTGACGCCCTCGGGTGGTTGGCTGCGCGGTTAGCGGGCAGACCCCTGCCGCCGGAATCTGACGTCCGGACCGTGCTTTCGACCTCCTTGACCCTCCGGGCCATGGGGAGCCAGCTGCGCGGGCAGTGGGGAATTCTCAAGCTTTTCCTCGGGCGCCTGTAG